In a genomic window of Callithrix jacchus isolate 240 chromosome 22, calJac240_pri, whole genome shotgun sequence:
- the SCAMP4 gene encoding secretory carrier-associated membrane protein 4, with product MSEKENNFPPLPRFIPLKPCFYQNFSDEIPVEHQVLVKRIYRLWMFYCATLGVNLIACLAWLIAGGPASNFGLAIVWLLLFTPCSYVCWFRPVYKAFRADSSFNFMAFFFIFGAQFVLTVIQAIGFSGWGACGWLSAVGFFQTSVGASVVMLLPAIMFSVSAAMMAIAIMKVHRIYRGAGGSFQKAQTEWSTGTWRNPPSREAQYNNFSGSSLPEYPTVPSYPGSGQWP from the exons AAAAGGAGAACAACTTCCCGCCGCTGCCCAGGTTCATCCCCCTGAAGCCCTGCTTCTACCAGAACTTCTCCGATGAGATCCCGGTGGAGCACCAGGTCCTGGTGAAGCGGATCTACCGACTGTGGATGT TTTACTGCGCCACCCTTGGCGTCAACCTCATCGCCTGCCTGGCCTGGCTGATCGCCGGAGGCCCGGCATCCAACTTCGGCCTGGCCATCGTGTGGCTGCTCCTGTTCACGCCCTGCAGCTACGTGTGCTGGTTCCGGCCCGTCTACAAGGCCTTCCG AGCCGACAGCTCCTTCAACTTCATGGCGTTTTTCTTCATCTTCGGAGCTCAGTTTGTCCTGACGGTCATCCAGGCGATCGGCTTCTCCGGCTGGGGCGCGTG TGGCTGGCTGTCAGCAGTCGGGTTCTTCCAAACCAGCGTGGGTGCTTCCGTGGTCATGCTGCTTCCAGCCATCATGTTCTCCGTGTCGGCGGCCATGATGGCCATCGCTATCATGAAG GTGCACAGGATCTACCGAGGTGCTGGTGGAAGCTTCCAGAAGGCACAGACGGAGTGGAGCACAGGCACGTGGCGGAACCCGCCGTCAAGGGAGGCCCAGTACAACAACTTCTCAGGCAGCAGCCTGCCCGAGTaccccactgtgcccagctacccGGGCAGTGGCCAGTGGCCTTAG